The window CgggattttttttcaaaaatgataattATAGATTTATGAAAGGACgtataaattctaaatacataaaatttttttttgtaattaatTATACGCATCAATCTAAGAACAAAAGTGCATAAGTTcagtaatttttgtataaagaAATCGAtttgtaataattttattgttacaAGTATTTACTTTATCTAATAATTACATTATTTTTGGTTGTTAAATTTTACGATGTGTTGAATAtctcaaaatataaaaataaatttacgaaaaaattactaaaattaaaaaggtttcttctataaatttttttaaaatttggaGCGAGAGTTAAAAGAAGATTgttgttataaaaaaattaaagtttttacATGAATCTTCATTGTGAATCATGAACCTGGTTTTTATAGGCacaatttaattttatagcaaatttcttataattcgtataaatatttgtcaaactataatattttttataaaaaaaattggaaCGTTAATAAAACAAGGTTATATTAGCTtagtaaattatatttaatttttttgaatattttctattatcaaatttgaaattatttCCATGTGCgataaataattatctaaatttatataaaaatttgatattattctATCTAATGACATCAACTCATCTCTAATTTTACACAacagaataaaatttatatttgattctTCGACTAAACATTTTTCAGCATAATTTAAGATTTTAGGCAATGAAACTTCACTTATtaacattttaatatagTTCGAATATATCCTATAATAATCAAGTAAATATTGATAATGTAACTTAACTTGACATTTAAATGTGTTCATTGTGATCAGATCAACACATCTTTCAACAAattcaaaaacaaatacaTAGAATTCTAATTTGTTCcttgataaatttaagcAATTTAATTcggtttttaaaattttcgtacatttttttgtgGAATATTTCAAGTTATTACTTTTGCATTGTATTCTCTTTCTATTTGAAGAAATAATGTGAAAATCTTTAGGACATATAGATAGTCTACCTCTCATAGCGGTAGGTAGGTATCTTAATtcattttgtattttttttatctcgCAATAAACGTCTGAAGATTTGCTTAATTCAACAATGAGACAATATAGATTATCATTTTTGTCGATTAAATGTTCATCtataacattaaaaagtaaaCTGAGTTCATCTGGTCCTagcaaatttaaattttgttttatgcATTCTAATTCTAAGAAATTCTCAGTAGTTCTATTAAATATCAAGTCAGGCGTCTGTTTGTTAgattcatatatataagatGCATATAAACAACTAGAAGTGTTCAAACAAAAGGTTGACGAAGtaataaaactaatttctaaaattaatacGTAAATTGAAAACATGGGGTTGTTgtataaaaacaacaaaattttagattttctaaatatatttatattatttcattAACGATTAATCAATGCATACAATTTGcttgattttaattaattacttttattttacatagttttgtttaaagatttctacaattaaaaatgcttttatctcatatatttaattctgtgaacaattatatttttgtattagtCTGTAATTTATTACAAAGACAACacttaatattatttataatatatatataattgcGTCTAATTAGTAGagcaaaattataaaatcttccTATTATAGTATTATAGAAACCGATActtacattttattattgttttgtttgtatgatgtcatatttttaataataagtCATTCTAGATTTTTTGAcattatttgtatatttaatttaaatcaaaatacCTCatgtattatataaatttttatttattgtataaaacTATTCTTCTAAACagaaattttgtaaaaatatgaacATGCAAATCTGCAAGATTTATCGCATGAACagttataaaatctttacgcctttttaaaatattatgaattAGACATTGTTTATCTTAAAGTATTAAATTGtttgtatataaattttaatttgtatCTTTTGTTCTATAATTAGTTCATACAAGAAATAACAGGGAACATGTTGTAAATTAATTCTATAGCTACTATTGTTTTGACATAATTGTATTCGTCTAAATCTACTTTCTTAGTAATTCCCCACTACTTTCTTTTGCtgactttaaaaatatacatgTATTTTGGATTGAATATAGACATCAATTTGGCTATTTAAGCCAAGcacaataataatttaagaaaaaacagCAACATATAATCTCACGCGATAACATAcgaaattttctaaatcatATTCATAATATTAGTTTCAGCAAAAGCTTCCAAATATAATAGTaattgaattattttttttaattcttgaTTTAGCTTTGATTTCAAGCATATCTGTATCGCACACTTCGAACAAAACTGCATCTTGAGAGAATAgtgaaaaaaatcttaaaagtttgattatttttttattagaaaattacAACTTATATATTCACTAAAAAGCAAAgtcatatttaataaaaatctgttacaatttatatttttttagaataaaaacTATGTTCTTATTGTTATTAACACAATATAgtctttaattttgaaagtttaaaataatatctatTTCGAGCGAATGTGCTTCTAAGTATGAGGAgctctaatattttttgtagagagtaaaaatgtatttcgataaatataaatattattaatagtACAATGATATCAAattagatatttaaaatcagGTTTTATGTTAGtttctttaataaactAAACATATacaagttataaaaaataaaatgcaaAGCAAGATAatgagaaaaaatatataccCTGCAATCTTCTagttttgtttgttttttttaaaatatttgttttatctagatttcaaaatttttaagagaagcattgataaattaaaaattacatcaaaaacatataaactACCAAATATAACAAATTGACAAATGTTATTAATAGAATATAATACTGAATGTATTTTGGTAGTAAAAAAtctgattaaaaaaaatttatactatatttctaatttttttatactattTGCAAATAATATACAAATTGGCATCAAAAATTgccaaaatattataattcaAAAGTAAGATTATTGTTAACATaagatttatttgttcGTTTGAGGACAACACACAAGAAAGTTTTTAGAcgaataatttttttcgcAGAATTTTTAGTGATTCATAATGTtccttaataaataaaacgcAAAACAACTATAAGTTTTGAAATTAACATATTATTACACAAATTCTTCAATTTTAAAcgtaaaaatatacaatagaTTTCACACTAATTGTTTATTAATCCCTAAAGGATACTTTGTATAACCCTCTTTCTACTAGTTCTTCGTATTCTTCTTCAGATACACTTTCTAAGTCAACCCTGGACTTACTATGTTCTAATATGACATGATAGATCTTCTTGCTGATAATCACTAGTAATTCGTTACAGTCTGTAATATACAGACATACATTTTGATTATAGGTCGCATTCAATTCGCATTGTATATCATACAATTTTAATGGATGATATAACAATTCAGGAATACGATTTGGTCTATATTCATCATCTTCATGAAGAGAATATGTAGTCTCGATCTTGCAATACAATTTGTCTATTTCTACTAATTTGAATGAATTTTCATCAATGAACGAGATCTCATAGACTTTTGAATTAGACGAGTTGCTTTTGCTTAATCCATATGGATAACCGTAATTATCATAacatttttcatattcaCATTTTTGATTCGCAATTGGTTTACATTTTACATGCAAATATTCATGTTCTTGACTGCTAGATTCGTTACAGACGTATCGACAATCTTCTGAACTTGAAGACTCACATGGTAAGAGACATCTTGGAATATTGTGGTTATCATATCTCTTGTTACAGTGATAAGAACGCGGTCTTTCACAAAGCACTCTTTCTTTGAGATATGAAAGAATGTTTGTATCGCAacatttgtatttttcGTGTTGATGTGTTGGATAAGCGTACTTATGAcaatttgaatttttgtaatttgaTTCATAACATGGCGATGGTAGAGTATTTGCTTCACAGCACGAAGTAGGAACGTTTACTTCACAACACGGAGAAGGAAAATTTGTTTCACAACACGGAGAAGTGGCTTTATGCGATTGATTGTGTTGAATTGGTCCATGTATCGATTCGTTACATTGTGTTGGTGCATTATTTGATTGACAACATGGCTTTGGTACATATTGTGCAGGTATCTGAACATGCTGATTTTGTGTTACTTCGGACTGATGTGTAATGGCTGGTGTATTATGAATTGGCGCAGGTTTCGTGCAAATTTCTGCTGACGGAACAACAATATGAGTTTTTTCTTGCACTGTCCTTGGTTTACATGGACAAGCTGCAATACAGAATGCATACCTACTTGTATTcctatttttaatgtacgGTGACAATGTACCATTCCAAGTTAAAACCATCAACTTCTTATTATTCTCCCATCCATACACAAATGCAGACTCGACCTTTGCTTCTTTCAGTATGTTCATAAGAAATACTACATTCTTCGCATTTGCTACTACTCCGATGCCCGAGCTTTTCCTACATATCTCATACGGATCGTCGCATCCATCTCCTTCTATGAGTATTGGGAGGAATGCCCTTACGACACTAAGGATAAAGAGAGCAATCTTCATTTTGTTAAACCCtcagtaaaaatttttcttttatagtttttttctattgtttatttgtttaatgaacacaattattttttaaaaaaaattaattaaaaagtaaaaaaaaaatatttttagctAATTCATATTTCCAGAtttgtttacaataaacAGTTTGTTCGTTAAATTGTTTGAGTTTGTTGGTTTTTAGTTTGGAACACTAACAGAGAGACCTTTTCACAActttactaaaaatttttaaagttagcaaaaatgattaattaataatcaCCAAGGTTATTcattaattataaagtatttttattcaaaattttactttaactgtaatacttttttttataatataagaCTATTGCAAATTAATCAAATGGCCacgaattttttttgtcatgataataaaaactaatTTACCTAAAATACGCTCATAGTAACAAGAAAAAAGTACAGAATGATATTTAGtcatgttttaattttgatagAATTATAACATAGACTAATAAATCTATGATAATAATGATAATATAATGGGTATATAGAATAAAgttacataattttttaaattttaggATTAAATATACTTCtcaaataattaaatgaaCTTATTACGACACTTAGAAATaatgatgaaaatattctatAGCATTAATTAAGctacaaataatataatataaaagtgtgtttctattatttatatgttCTAAATACACCTcgttattttaaatattacgTTTATTATTGATAGATTGCAGGTTTGCAcataagttttattttgtttgtatATTTATGGCAAATAAAACACTTTTTCTCAATTTATTGaattaattttcaaaataaaaacattaacaAAGTGAATTATGTATTAAGTCTACTTAGCAATTAAAACTCttttccatttttaaatattaaaataaatattaaattttttcaagtGAAGTATAGTACTTAACAGAAAATTGAAATTGCATTTCgttaaattttgttgttaACATATTCAATCAttagtatattttttagattaaaTCAATCACtaagataattttaatattaaaacaataatgaGGTTTTTTCACAAAAAACTtgtttttagaatttttctGACTATAGAGCGCCTAAAAGGACAGAGTTTAACAATAAAGGAATTAAATTgaatgtttaaaaaactgGTTTTAATAATCAATAACCCAAAAGTTTCCAATAAACtttcaatattatattataatttttaaaagtattttattggttttaatttatataccATTACTTTAATATGTTGTTTTCTGAAGTTGGtttatagtattttaaaaataattaattatttgaatccaatttgtaataaaatttggCCAGTTTTTTgcgtttattttttttttcaaaataaaaaaattgtttccTTAAAAGTTTTCTCTAGAATGAATATCATATTtagtataattttaaaataatttaatatattaagagattattaatttacaatattatgCAAAAGTTTGAACCCTTAActcatatttaaaaactccTACATTCTCTCGTGAGATATTGAACATTTTTTGCTTTCCCCAATTTTCAATGAAAAGCAAGAAGCGcattatttgaaattttgtTGATTCAATGATCTACAATATTAActaattatatttgatgatttttcataaatagaattttttcaataagcTATTTTGTGAGCTtccataaaaaaataaaagaaaatgatCAAATATTGAAATACAAAgctatttttctttaaaaaaatttgatttttaaaatttatacttgtctccatattttaaatataaatgtttattgtCTTTTACACCCCATTCCTTATCTCACAATTACTAAAATGCGCCAGTCCTTCCGTCACTATCTTCATGTCTAAAGATTCCCTCTTGAAGATAATTTCTGCGTTGCTTATTGGCTTGTAATATTTCAGATTAAAtctgaaaatataatctaAAAGAAACACAAGGTCATAATTTCTATCTTGTTCTTCATAATCTACCACTGTATTAGGAAGAAGATGTCTAATTTTCTCTTTCAGATCTTCTGATACAATTCCAATATTGtctaatattaaaatactCTTAGGAATCTTTTTAAGTCCAAACATTAGGgcatttgtttttttttatatttctcaTTAAATGCAATTATAAGACACACTGCACCATTTTGACACATTGAAACATCTTCTTGTATCTTTTTCCTCAAAAAATCTTTCTGTTTTGAAGACTTAATTATATCGTCACAGACAGTCTTTAGATTAGGTAttctattaataaaattgattcCTATTCTGgacaagaaataaattagaaatc of the Vairimorpha necatrix chromosome 9, complete sequence genome contains:
- a CDS encoding putative SP-containing protein; this translates as MFSIYVLILEISFITSSTFCLNTSSCLYASYIYESNKQTPDLIFNRTTENFLELECIKQNLNLLGPDELSLLFNVIDEHLIDKNDNLYCLIVELSKSSDVYCEIKKIQNELRYLPTAMRGRLSICPKDFHIISSNRKRIQCKSNNLKYSTKKCTKILKTELNCLNLSRNKLEFYVFVFEFVERCVDLITMNTFKCQVKLHYQYLLDYYRIYSNYIKMLISEVSLPKILNYAEKCLVEESNINFILLCKIRDELMSLDRIISNFYINLDNYLSHMEIISNLIIENIQKN
- a CDS encoding spore wall and anchoring disk complex protein 3, whose translation is MKIALFILSVVRAFLPILIEGDGCDDPYEICRKSSGIGVVANAKNVVFLMNILKEAKVESAFVYGWENNKKLMVLTWNGTLSPYIKNRNTSRYAFCIAACPCKPRTVQEKTHIVVPSAEICTKPAPIHNTPAITHQSEVTQNQHVQIPAQYVPKPCCQSNNAPTQCNESIHGPIQHNQSHKATSPCCETNFPSPCCEVNVPTSCCEANTLPSPCYESNYKNSNCHKYAYPTHQHEKYKCCDTNILSYLKERVLCERPRSYHCNKRYDNHNIPRCLLPCESSSSEDCRYVCNESSSQEHEYLHVKCKPIANQKCEYEKCYDNYGYPYGLSKSNSSNSKVYEISFIDENSFKLVEIDKLYCKIETTYSLHEDDEYRPNRIPELLYHPLKLYDIQCELNATYNQNVCLYITDCNELLVIISKKIYHVILEHSKSRVDLESVSEEEYEELVERGLYKVSFRD